One window from the genome of Kaistella carnis encodes:
- a CDS encoding transposase produces the protein MANKTTDMSKIRKVLKFYSNGKSKLFISNYLSLSRNTVKKYISLFEVLGLSFEIINEKTDAELELLFSHTTEESVSPKLQTLYDYFPVMERELKKVGVTIYRTWEQYIALYPDGFQITQFRHHYKIWAKRVNPVMHMNHKSGDKMYVDYAGKTLL, from the coding sequence ATGGCCAATAAAACAACCGACATGAGTAAAATTAGAAAAGTCCTTAAATTTTATAGCAACGGAAAGAGTAAGTTGTTTATCAGCAATTACTTATCGCTTTCCAGAAACACCGTAAAGAAGTATATTTCGTTATTTGAAGTCCTTGGATTAAGTTTTGAGATCATTAACGAAAAGACAGACGCAGAACTTGAACTTTTGTTTTCTCATACTACTGAGGAATCGGTGAGTCCCAAATTACAGACTTTGTACGATTATTTTCCGGTGATGGAACGGGAATTAAAAAAGGTAGGAGTCACTATTTATCGAACTTGGGAGCAGTATATCGCTTTGTATCCCGATGGTTTTCAGATCACCCAATTCCGGCATCACTACAAAATATGGGCAAAGCGGGTGAATCCCGTGATGCACATGAATCACAAATCTGGTGATAAAATGTATGTGGATTATGCCGGTAAAACCCTCTTGTAA
- a CDS encoding SdrD B-like domain-containing protein: MIKKTFLLGIFLLSILGFSQVAVTNIYTDFNNFWKSGTSAINPVNPNNSHNLLGFTWNGITYSTGVDNSVLTSNGISFQPNIFKAFPTSYTQSLISPSYIGVGKNFGGSGNVMQVPVENDLAKYLTDGQNGLDLGTGVFNFPSSGNIAYDITSINPLSIGDGTPDVLITQIGDISSVLDKYYFVDSMGNLVGNIYSVDFGTVPAVGNADWKFYNTNSSPPTYNAGVSNNPTRKLRLLAFDWSELGLNVSNISQVRKLVQIFSGQSDAAFIAFNTSSIVLKTTVSGTVFNDNNAGTPNGNRYVGAKVLLRDALGNTVNTLTTDSSGNYSFPNISGGTYTVELTTPAGFFVVGNAQGNTNNVLPITVGSNPVTGNNFGINQPPKAFDDNVSAQFNTPVSFNISTNDVDPNNGAVVPNTINLILPPGATNYVLSLDGLIKSFTMPGQGSYSVNSAGVFTFTPDSGFTGTPTSVKYTIRDTANLLSNEGIIFIKVEDFCYRPSATTGTTLDTKHGITSLGRAGSQNADNWPMVRKGAWTALESKTKGFVVNRIPTTAKVNAIANPIEGMMVYDEEANCLKIYTTTDDSATFSWKCLTKQTCPTN; the protein is encoded by the coding sequence ATGATAAAAAAAACATTTTTACTAGGAATTTTCTTACTGAGCATCTTAGGATTTTCACAAGTTGCCGTTACAAATATTTATACCGACTTTAATAATTTTTGGAAAAGTGGCACCTCCGCAATAAACCCTGTTAATCCGAATAACAGCCATAATCTCTTAGGATTTACCTGGAATGGAATCACTTATTCAACCGGAGTAGACAATTCCGTTTTAACTTCCAATGGAATAAGCTTTCAACCCAATATATTTAAGGCTTTCCCAACCTCCTATACGCAAAGTTTAATATCGCCCTCTTATATTGGTGTGGGTAAAAATTTCGGCGGATCTGGCAATGTTATGCAAGTACCTGTAGAAAACGATTTGGCGAAATATTTAACGGATGGACAAAACGGTTTAGATTTGGGAACCGGTGTTTTTAATTTCCCCTCCTCCGGAAATATCGCCTACGATATTACGAGTATTAATCCGCTTTCAATAGGTGATGGAACTCCCGATGTACTCATCACACAGATTGGGGATATCAGCAGTGTTTTGGATAAATACTATTTTGTGGATAGCATGGGAAATCTGGTTGGAAATATATACAGCGTTGACTTTGGCACTGTTCCGGCAGTCGGCAATGCAGACTGGAAATTTTACAATACGAATTCCAGCCCACCAACCTATAATGCTGGCGTATCTAACAATCCTACCAGAAAATTACGCCTGTTGGCCTTCGACTGGTCAGAATTAGGTCTTAACGTGAGCAATATCTCTCAGGTTCGAAAACTGGTACAGATTTTCTCCGGCCAGAGCGATGCTGCTTTTATTGCATTTAACACAAGTTCTATTGTTTTAAAGACAACTGTTTCCGGAACCGTATTTAATGATAACAATGCAGGAACTCCGAATGGAAATAGGTATGTAGGTGCGAAAGTTTTGCTTAGAGATGCGTTGGGCAATACGGTGAACACATTAACTACAGATTCAAGTGGAAATTATTCTTTTCCGAATATATCTGGAGGCACTTACACCGTTGAATTAACGACACCTGCTGGATTTTTTGTGGTCGGAAACGCACAGGGCAACACCAATAACGTTCTGCCAATTACGGTGGGAAGCAATCCGGTTACCGGAAATAATTTTGGAATTAACCAACCTCCCAAAGCATTTGATGATAACGTTTCCGCGCAATTTAATACACCAGTAAGTTTTAATATCTCTACCAATGATGTAGATCCTAATAACGGTGCCGTGGTTCCCAATACTATTAATTTAATTCTACCCCCAGGAGCGACAAACTATGTTTTATCGCTAGACGGCCTCATCAAATCTTTTACAATGCCGGGACAAGGTTCATATTCCGTAAACTCTGCCGGCGTTTTCACTTTTACGCCTGATTCCGGATTTACCGGAACTCCTACCAGTGTAAAATACACGATTAGAGATACTGCCAACCTACTCAGCAATGAAGGAATTATCTTCATTAAAGTAGAGGATTTCTGTTACCGACCTTCAGCTACTACAGGGACGACACTGGATACAAAACATGGAATTACCTCTCTGGGAAGAGCAGGAAGTCAAAATGCTGACAATTGGCCAATGGTAAGAAAAGGAGCCTGGACCGCTCTTGAATCGAAGACCAAAGGATTTGTTGTCAACAGAATTCCGACGACTGCTAAAGTAAATGCAATTGCAAATCCCATAGAAGGAATGATGGTTTACGATGAAGAAGCAAACTGTTTGAAGATTTATACTACGACTGACGATTCAGCAACTTTTAGCTGGAAGTGTCTGACCAAGCAGACCTGTCCAACCAACTAA
- a CDS encoding ATP-dependent Clp protease ATP-binding subunit → MSVLISNETVKQLFHIAQSIAKENYNVTFGAPHLLQALMHQDIGLRSFLQSIDKDPGYFYEWADVRIEDYPKTAHLPDEVAQSADVDKILEEADEISVKLGLDEITPLSILASITKPHVVYNAQELKSLPLREQEILNHYRAEDQNIGEKIDALFNSPFKDNVSFPSISAYCIDKTAQAKEGKLDQIIGRDKELRMLIEILCRRSKPNVIIVGEPGVGKTALIEGFAEEINKGNVPELLKNATLLELDTGALLAGTSYKGEIEDRLKKVINECKQMEKAVLFIDEIHALLDSKGSAGNVANLLKPELARGELTVIGATTQEEYRKIIEPEKAFNRRFEALTIEEPDDATCVKMMEVLLDGYKMHHKVEVDRAALPECVRLSKRYAKGKKLPDAAIDLLDRTMAAVKMLDELSENELAKWKEEYDALLKEEFAEESDLAEELIWHFRLLQDRLSPILWGSLAEQNDIDNSMSIDHIKKIIDDTFAELLTHAAVKREKVNKLELAAVMAAKTGIPIGKIQAQEKEKLINMESLLLKRVVGQDHALKVLSDAIVESRSGLNKPGQPIGSFFLLGPTGTGKTELAKSMAELLFNDEKAMVRFDMSEFKEEHSAALLYGAPPGYVGYEEGGMLVNKIRQQPYTVVLFDEIEKAHPSVFDVFLQIMDEGKVHDKLGKEGDFSNALILFTSNIGSEEIVKQFEEDKIPDSKSLMQIMSNSGKFRPEFLARITEIIPFAPITESIAERIFRIQLKSLITSLTRLGMELEISDEAVHNLAVNGFSSKYGARQISGVIRSRLARPISKKIVREEVKAGETICVDWDADLQELIWNIKPQV, encoded by the coding sequence ATGAGCGTATTAATATCTAATGAAACGGTGAAGCAACTCTTCCACATTGCACAATCGATCGCAAAAGAAAACTACAATGTCACTTTTGGTGCGCCACACCTGCTTCAGGCTCTAATGCATCAGGATATCGGCCTCCGCAGTTTTTTACAGAGTATAGATAAAGATCCGGGATATTTTTATGAATGGGCAGATGTAAGAATTGAAGATTATCCGAAAACAGCACATCTTCCAGATGAAGTAGCGCAATCAGCGGATGTTGATAAAATCCTGGAGGAAGCTGATGAAATAAGCGTGAAGCTCGGATTAGACGAGATCACACCGCTGAGTATCCTGGCAAGTATTACCAAACCACACGTCGTTTACAATGCACAGGAATTAAAATCATTACCACTTCGGGAGCAGGAAATTTTAAACCATTACCGTGCGGAAGATCAAAATATTGGAGAAAAGATCGACGCTCTTTTTAATTCTCCATTTAAAGACAATGTCTCTTTTCCATCAATCAGCGCCTATTGTATCGACAAAACAGCACAGGCAAAAGAAGGAAAATTAGATCAAATTATAGGTCGTGATAAGGAACTCCGCATGTTAATTGAAATTCTTTGCCGACGATCAAAACCGAATGTTATTATTGTGGGAGAACCGGGCGTGGGAAAAACGGCCTTAATTGAAGGTTTTGCCGAAGAAATAAACAAAGGCAATGTTCCGGAATTATTAAAAAATGCAACACTTCTAGAATTAGATACAGGAGCGCTGCTGGCAGGAACTTCCTACAAAGGAGAAATTGAAGACCGCTTGAAAAAAGTCATTAATGAATGTAAACAGATGGAAAAAGCCGTTTTGTTTATTGATGAAATTCATGCGCTTTTAGATTCAAAAGGAAGTGCCGGCAATGTTGCCAATCTCCTAAAACCCGAATTAGCACGTGGAGAATTAACCGTTATTGGAGCGACCACTCAGGAAGAATACCGAAAAATTATAGAGCCCGAAAAAGCCTTTAACAGAAGATTTGAAGCTTTAACTATTGAAGAACCCGATGATGCCACTTGTGTCAAAATGATGGAGGTACTTTTGGATGGCTATAAAATGCACCATAAAGTAGAAGTAGATCGTGCTGCACTCCCAGAATGCGTGCGCCTTTCTAAAAGATATGCAAAAGGAAAAAAACTGCCCGATGCAGCAATTGATTTATTAGACAGAACCATGGCGGCCGTTAAGATGCTGGATGAGCTGTCGGAAAATGAACTGGCAAAATGGAAGGAAGAATACGATGCTTTATTAAAAGAAGAATTCGCCGAAGAATCTGATCTGGCCGAAGAACTAATTTGGCACTTCAGACTGTTGCAGGATCGCTTAAGTCCAATCTTGTGGGGCTCTTTGGCCGAGCAGAATGACATTGACAACTCTATGAGCATTGACCATATTAAAAAAATTATTGATGATACCTTTGCCGAACTTTTAACCCACGCTGCTGTAAAAAGAGAGAAAGTTAATAAACTGGAATTGGCGGCGGTGATGGCGGCAAAAACCGGAATTCCGATCGGGAAAATTCAGGCCCAGGAAAAAGAGAAATTGATTAATATGGAATCGCTTCTTTTAAAACGCGTTGTTGGGCAGGACCACGCGCTGAAAGTTTTATCGGATGCGATTGTTGAAAGCCGAAGTGGATTGAATAAACCCGGGCAACCGATTGGATCTTTCTTTTTACTGGGACCAACAGGAACTGGAAAAACAGAGTTGGCAAAATCGATGGCCGAACTTTTATTTAATGATGAAAAAGCCATGGTCCGTTTTGACATGTCGGAATTTAAGGAAGAACACTCTGCAGCCTTACTTTATGGTGCGCCTCCGGGATATGTGGGTTATGAAGAAGGCGGAATGTTGGTGAATAAAATTCGCCAGCAACCGTACACGGTGGTTTTATTTGACGAAATTGAGAAAGCACACCCGTCGGTTTTTGATGTTTTTCTTCAGATCATGGACGAAGGAAAAGTTCATGACAAACTGGGCAAAGAAGGAGACTTCAGCAATGCCTTGATTTTGTTTACCTCTAATATAGGAAGTGAAGAAATTGTGAAACAGTTCGAAGAAGATAAAATCCCGGATTCTAAATCACTAATGCAGATCATGTCTAATTCAGGGAAATTCCGCCCCGAGTTTTTGGCCAGGATTACGGAGATCATTCCGTTTGCGCCTATTACGGAAAGTATAGCAGAACGCATTTTCAGAATCCAGTTAAAGTCTTTAATTACTTCCCTTACGCGTTTGGGAATGGAACTCGAAATCAGCGATGAGGCCGTTCATAACCTAGCCGTAAACGGTTTCAGCAGCAAATATGGAGCGAGACAGATTTCGGGTGTTATTCGGTCGCGACTGGCCAGACCCATTTCTAAAAAAATCGTGCGCGAAGAAGTAAAAGCTGGCGAAACAATCTGCGTGGATTGGGACGCAGATTTGCAGGAATTAATATGGAATATTAAGCCACAAGTATAA
- a CDS encoding glycoside hydrolase family 19 protein, with translation MTPRTAKEPSIGRVILLNRGKANVNKADFNESLSAQARTANLVGREITFYLWEEGAKEEDKYKKPKKARVDKNGIAEVKFSLMEYASQPTLMDYFMAKENTTKNFFVTAVYENKKATNKGAVEASDANSNAPKKEDSDGILSKGSEVLGEGWKYVVDAVEKVLTATSIDNQQTEKDSIGGCPRCKNDITLKQIKGICVGKKDKYGKETSLIKDDTFIRSALPYLNEYRKKAGINTCITKAHFLAQISQETKFYDLQERFKYTNPERMRKLFYSYFKQFGTLEKQQIESKRLSDLSLNSANWKEVANAIYGKTHPNGNHNTDKDDGWRYSGKGYKQITWRDNYSSLKSVAKKTFGVDVTWIDNDNPYKLKNNQKDAILSGLAFWKQKNITGVATEISDSAVKIVTSLINPALAGLDERKRFFKKAVEILEVEKCKPKGKINISDENGTVVVVSGTDTKIEKDAFKPTEFSWVMYKTIVFKDMSLKTYYDLEKDNQLPSPDYTTYLSRDTHQTSTSKGKILKHSDKRFGQYNEIPPGEYFLVPGVSGQKYKIYVIDSESKSAASENGIEGPDGSRGGVALHQYSPRFSVGCFTFNSGKNTKPIQDLIDNIPDLPIGDKKPVRFIVEPRKIIESTWDDPSFGTKKWKGI, from the coding sequence ATGAATCCTTATCGGCGCAGGCAAGAACTGCCAATTTAGTTGGAAGAGAAATTACTTTTTATCTTTGGGAAGAAGGAGCAAAAGAGGAGGACAAATACAAAAAGCCCAAGAAAGCAAGAGTAGATAAAAACGGAATTGCAGAAGTGAAATTCAGTTTAATGGAATACGCTTCACAACCCACCTTGATGGATTATTTCATGGCCAAAGAAAATACAACAAAGAACTTTTTTGTTACAGCCGTATATGAAAATAAAAAAGCGACAAATAAAGGCGCGGTAGAAGCGAGTGATGCAAATTCTAACGCACCAAAAAAAGAAGATTCTGACGGCATTTTAAGTAAAGGTTCTGAAGTTTTGGGAGAAGGCTGGAAGTATGTTGTGGATGCTGTTGAAAAAGTACTAACGGCGACGAGTATTGATAATCAGCAAACTGAGAAAGATAGTATTGGTGGTTGCCCGAGATGTAAAAACGATATTACCTTAAAACAAATTAAAGGAATTTGTGTTGGTAAAAAAGATAAATATGGAAAAGAAACATCTCTAATCAAAGATGATACTTTTATTAGATCTGCTTTACCATATTTAAATGAGTACAGAAAAAAAGCAGGAATAAATACATGTATAACAAAAGCACATTTCTTAGCACAAATTTCTCAAGAAACCAAATTTTATGATCTTCAAGAACGCTTTAAATATACAAATCCTGAAAGAATGCGAAAGTTGTTCTATTCTTATTTTAAACAGTTTGGCACGTTGGAAAAGCAACAAATAGAATCTAAAAGGTTGTCAGATTTATCACTTAATTCCGCCAATTGGAAAGAAGTTGCAAATGCTATTTACGGGAAAACTCATCCGAATGGAAATCATAATACCGATAAAGATGATGGTTGGAGATATAGTGGAAAAGGATATAAGCAAATTACTTGGCGTGATAATTATTCTTCTCTGAAAAGTGTCGCTAAAAAAACTTTTGGAGTTGATGTAACTTGGATTGATAATGATAATCCATACAAATTAAAGAATAACCAAAAGGATGCAATCCTTTCTGGATTAGCTTTTTGGAAACAAAAAAATATAACTGGAGTTGCAACTGAAATTAGCGATTCTGCAGTAAAAATTGTAACCTCACTTATAAATCCGGCGTTAGCAGGATTAGATGAAAGAAAAAGATTCTTCAAAAAAGCTGTTGAAATTTTAGAAGTAGAAAAATGTAAACCAAAAGGAAAAATTAATATTTCTGATGAAAATGGAACAGTTGTAGTAGTTTCAGGTACGGATACAAAAATAGAAAAGGATGCTTTTAAACCAACTGAATTTTCTTGGGTTATGTATAAAACTATTGTATTTAAAGACATGTCTTTGAAAACATATTATGATTTAGAAAAAGATAATCAACTTCCTTCACCTGACTACACAACATATTTAAGTAGAGATACACATCAAACATCAACTTCTAAAGGAAAAATTTTAAAACATTCTGATAAAAGATTTGGTCAGTATAATGAAATTCCTCCGGGTGAGTATTTTTTGGTACCAGGTGTTTCCGGGCAGAAATATAAAATTTATGTAATTGATTCTGAAAGTAAATCAGCTGCTTCTGAAAATGGTATTGAGGGACCAGATGGTTCAAGAGGTGGTGTTGCACTTCATCAATATTCTCCACGTTTTTCCGTGGGATGCTTTACATTTAATTCAGGAAAGAATACGAAACCAATACAAGATTTAATAGACAACATTCCCGATTTGCCAATTGGGGATAAAAAACCAGTAAGGTTTATTGTTGAGCCTCGAAAAATTATAGAAAGCACTTGGGACGATCCAAGCTTTGGAACTAAAAAATGGAAAGGAATTTAA
- a CDS encoding PadR family transcriptional regulator, with protein MKKNSLYKGTLKNIILKLLAKEVKMYGYQMTQRAKELTEGELEMTEGALYPILHKLEEEGMIFSEIQIVNGRNRKYYFLTEKGKKQQLVQEAEMKSYLLNLNTIFNI; from the coding sequence ATGAAAAAGAACTCACTTTATAAAGGTACCTTAAAAAACATTATTCTTAAACTATTGGCGAAAGAAGTAAAAATGTATGGTTACCAAATGACCCAGCGTGCGAAAGAATTAACTGAAGGCGAACTGGAAATGACCGAAGGTGCGCTGTATCCTATTCTTCATAAACTTGAAGAAGAAGGAATGATCTTTTCTGAAATACAAATCGTAAATGGCCGAAATCGAAAGTATTATTTTCTGACAGAAAAAGGAAAAAAGCAGCAATTAGTACAGGAGGCAGAAATGAAAAGTTATCTGTTAAACTTAAATACCATTTTTAATATATGA
- a CDS encoding M23 family metallopeptidase, which translates to MELRGWYGSGFYPDSSDHGFASIRNSKTHDGLDLYAPVGTTIYACVDGEIYDDYISTTYGRTLGIKETYNGSTYYFLYGICRKEMLCV; encoded by the coding sequence ATGGAACTTAGAGGCTGGTACGGAAGTGGTTTTTATCCAGACTCAAGTGATCATGGCTTTGCCTCGATACGAAATAGTAAAACACATGATGGTCTTGATCTTTATGCTCCAGTAGGAACTACAATCTATGCTTGTGTTGATGGAGAAATTTATGATGACTATATTTCTACAACTTATGGAAGAACTTTAGGAATTAAAGAAACTTATAACGGCTCTACCTATTATTTTTTATATGGCATTTGTCGGAAAGAGATGTTGTGTGTGTAA
- a CDS encoding SH3 domain-containing protein — translation MKIINLCIISIIFLFISCNGQDKDKSKIVEQSKTKKKMNTLKEAPYNISDEGDGTKSNYDNLSLEFINKAKEILEQRRFQFPNEENFNLRIQEVFGFQLSEYKNRIFALQPSMFPEVAIRNENFVFIQDPSANSPEYLNPDLLFHFNSYIFYNTPVSYLWLQTHEQDILYNLVIHYGYNKDKKLVDAVFKKFDFNSLSNMEELIFKDENSRKVLKKNIFDDIENIIYKGPVEDFSYAKEGNGFLRVGDIIDKISLNPKEYFEPDQIKAYLFERELRVGIQGDIESYINKNKNYKSILEKNNYYNLPKLKDYMEVIYQSPHDLEMENTIYTIQDPDGFTNLRKEKNSTSDILQKINSGEAINVLDNSGDWFLVKTKEGKEGYIHKSRIKSD, via the coding sequence ATGAAAATAATAAATTTATGCATTATTAGCATTATTTTTCTTTTTATTTCCTGTAATGGGCAAGATAAAGATAAAAGTAAAATTGTAGAACAATCAAAAACAAAAAAAAAAATGAATACTTTGAAAGAAGCACCTTATAATATTTCTGACGAAGGCGACGGAACAAAGTCTAATTATGACAATCTTTCGCTCGAGTTCATCAATAAAGCGAAAGAAATCTTGGAACAAAGAAGATTTCAATTTCCAAACGAAGAAAACTTTAATTTAAGAATTCAAGAAGTTTTCGGTTTTCAACTTTCTGAATATAAAAATAGAATTTTTGCATTGCAACCTTCAATGTTTCCCGAAGTGGCAATAAGAAACGAAAATTTTGTTTTTATACAAGATCCGAGTGCTAATTCACCTGAATATTTGAATCCTGATTTATTATTTCATTTTAATTCATATATATTTTACAATACACCAGTTTCTTATCTTTGGCTACAAACTCATGAGCAAGATATTTTGTATAATTTGGTTATACATTATGGGTATAATAAGGATAAAAAACTTGTAGATGCGGTTTTTAAAAAATTTGATTTTAACAGTTTATCTAATATGGAGGAATTAATTTTCAAAGATGAAAACTCTCGAAAAGTATTAAAAAAAAATATATTTGATGATATCGAAAATATTATATATAAAGGTCCTGTGGAAGATTTTTCTTATGCAAAAGAGGGAAATGGTTTTTTGAGAGTTGGTGATATTATTGATAAAATTTCTTTAAATCCTAAAGAATATTTTGAACCTGACCAAATCAAAGCTTATTTATTTGAAAGAGAGTTAAGGGTTGGAATACAAGGTGATATTGAAAGTTATATTAATAAAAATAAAAACTATAAATCTATTTTAGAAAAAAATAACTATTATAATTTACCAAAACTAAAGGATTACATGGAAGTAATATATCAGTCTCCACATGATTTAGAAATGGAAAATACTATTTATACTATCCAGGACCCAGATGGTTTTACCAACCTCAGAAAAGAAAAAAATTCCACTTCAGATATTTTACAAAAAATAAACTCTGGTGAAGCCATTAACGTTCTTGACAATTCTGGTGATTGGTTTTTAGTAAAAACCAAAGAGGGAAAAGAAGGTTATATTCATAAAAGCAGAATAAAGTCAGACTAA
- the ruvC gene encoding crossover junction endodeoxyribonuclease RuvC has protein sequence MQTEKIILGIDPGTSIMGFGLISVKGGKMEMIAMHELILNKYPNHETKLKYIFDRTLSLIDEYHPDEVALEAPFFGKNVQSMLKLGRAQGVAMAASLHRDVPITEYSPKKIKMAITGNGNASKEQVAGMLKSLLNLKEFPTKYLDASDGLAVAVCHHFNSGSLSTEKSYTGWDTFLKQNPDRLK, from the coding sequence ATGCAAACAGAAAAAATAATTTTAGGCATTGATCCGGGGACTTCTATTATGGGGTTCGGACTTATTTCGGTGAAAGGTGGTAAAATGGAAATGATTGCCATGCATGAGCTTATTCTTAATAAATATCCGAATCACGAAACCAAACTGAAATATATTTTTGACCGCACTTTATCTTTAATTGATGAATATCACCCGGATGAAGTTGCCTTAGAAGCGCCTTTTTTTGGTAAAAATGTACAATCGATGTTGAAGTTAGGACGTGCACAAGGCGTGGCAATGGCCGCATCACTACACCGCGATGTTCCCATCACAGAATATTCTCCGAAGAAAATAAAAATGGCCATCACCGGAAACGGAAACGCCAGTAAGGAACAGGTCGCAGGAATGTTGAAAAGTCTTTTAAATCTGAAAGAATTTCCGACCAAATATTTAGATGCGTCGGATGGTTTGGCAGTCGCGGTTTGCCATCATTTTAACTCCGGTTCTTTGTCTACAGAGAAATCTTAC
- a CDS encoding IS256 family transposase, whose amino-acid sequence MIDKEELLNNKDFYKSFKSGEDLTSFFKTMHKRAVEHMLEAELDDHLDTEKHQKTKDGNYRNGHQTKKIKTSFGEDEIKVPRDRESTFEPALVPKRHNIIEGLENVIISFYAKGMSVSDIEDQIKEMYDFDVSTSTISRITNAVSSEIVAWQNRPLEDLYLIVWMDGIVFKVRENSKVINKTIYLAVGLRRDGRKEVLGMWLGKNESSSFWMSVLTDIKARGVEDILITATDNLNGFTQTIRSVFPQSQTQICVVHQIRNACKYVVWKDRKAFTSDMKHIYNAPTKQAAEAALNDFAEKWESKYSYAIKSWRDNWDELTVFFEFPVEIRKIIYTTNLIENLNGKIRKYTKNKMSFPTDDAVLKSVFLALREATKKWTMPIRDWGIVLNQFMLIFEERLKL is encoded by the coding sequence ATGATCGACAAAGAAGAATTATTAAACAACAAGGATTTCTACAAATCCTTCAAGAGTGGAGAAGATTTAACCTCTTTCTTCAAAACAATGCACAAACGAGCCGTAGAACATATGCTCGAAGCCGAATTAGATGACCATCTGGATACCGAGAAACATCAAAAAACAAAAGACGGAAATTATCGCAATGGCCATCAAACCAAGAAGATAAAAACCTCTTTTGGCGAAGATGAAATTAAAGTTCCGCGGGATAGGGAAAGTACTTTTGAGCCAGCCTTAGTTCCCAAAAGGCATAATATTATTGAAGGTTTGGAAAATGTTATCATCTCATTTTATGCCAAAGGAATGAGTGTAAGTGATATTGAAGATCAGATCAAGGAAATGTATGATTTTGATGTTTCAACATCCACAATATCCAGGATTACCAATGCGGTTTCCAGTGAGATTGTCGCTTGGCAAAATCGGCCACTAGAGGATTTATACCTCATTGTTTGGATGGATGGAATTGTTTTTAAAGTCCGTGAGAACTCAAAAGTTATCAACAAAACCATTTATCTTGCCGTTGGTTTAAGACGGGATGGAAGAAAAGAAGTTCTGGGAATGTGGCTTGGAAAAAACGAAAGTTCCAGTTTTTGGATGAGCGTTTTAACTGACATAAAAGCACGTGGCGTAGAAGATATACTGATCACTGCAACGGATAATCTCAATGGATTTACCCAAACTATTCGCAGTGTTTTCCCACAATCTCAAACTCAGATCTGCGTGGTGCATCAGATTAGAAATGCTTGTAAATACGTAGTTTGGAAGGACAGAAAAGCCTTTACTTCCGACATGAAACACATTTACAACGCTCCCACCAAGCAAGCCGCAGAAGCCGCCTTAAATGATTTTGCAGAAAAATGGGAATCTAAATATTCGTATGCCATCAAATCCTGGAGAGATAATTGGGATGAATTAACGGTATTTTTCGAATTTCCGGTGGAAATCCGTAAAATCATTTACACCACCAATTTAATAGAAAATCTCAACGGAAAAATAAGAAAATATACTAAAAATAAAATGTCTTTTCCTACTGATGATGCGGTTTTAAAGTCAGTTTTCCTTGCCTTAAGAGAAGCAACAAAAAAATGGACAATGCCGATTCGAGATTGGGGAATCGTATTAAATCAATTTATGCTTATATTTGAAGAAAGGCTCAAGTTATAA
- a CDS encoding integrase core domain-containing protein — protein sequence MDNGPEFTAEKMKDYCNKENIELAFIHPGKPTQNSLIERFNRTFRTEFLSVYLFENIRQMRNYAEIWMWMYNNERPHSALQYLTPRDFLLKYGKLNQNSADEFPTFQQNFNNDNNKILTKNSTFECA from the coding sequence GTGGACAACGGACCGGAATTTACTGCAGAAAAAATGAAAGATTATTGCAACAAAGAGAATATCGAACTAGCCTTCATTCACCCAGGGAAACCTACACAAAACTCATTGATTGAGAGATTTAACAGAACATTCCGGACAGAGTTTTTAAGTGTTTACCTTTTTGAAAACATCAGACAAATGAGAAATTATGCAGAAATATGGATGTGGATGTACAATAATGAGAGACCACATAGTGCGTTACAATACCTTACACCACGGGATTTTTTATTGAAATATGGAAAACTCAATCAAAATAGCGCAGATGAGTTTCCCACATTCCAACAAAATTTCAACAACGACAACAATAAAATATTAACAAAAAACTCTACTTTTGAGTGTGCCTAA